GCCCACGCGGTGATTTTTCTCCTCGAAAACGACCACATAACCGGTGAACTCATAGACGTCAACGGCGGCAGGCTGATGGATTGATTTTTAAGCTCCTTCCCCATCTTTTCTTGATGCCCCATGAAGGTGCTGTGGGAGAGGGAGATTCCAGCGGATGAGATAGTCGTCTCGCCCAGACCGGTCTGGAAGTGCCGCTCCTGCCCGATGTACGGCAAGAGGCCGAGCTGTCCGCCCCACGTCCCGAACTGGAGGGAAGCGAGGGAGTGGGTGCGGCACTTCAAGAGGGCCCTGATAGTGAAGTTCGAGATAGACATGGAGCGCTTTGAGGATGAGAAAAGGGAGACCCTGCTGTACCTCCTGAAGAGGGAGGAAGAGTTCTTCAAGAAGGGGAAGATGTACGCAATGGCGCTGTTTCCCGGTTCCTGCAACCTCTGCGACGACTGTCCATTCGAGAGGGGCGAGCCGTGCAGGATGCCGACCACGGTCAGACCGAGCATAGACGCGGTGGGCATCGAGATTGGAAAACTCGTGGAAATCAACTTCTCCGAAAGCGTTTTGTACGGGATGGTGCTAATTGAATAACGGTGCGAACGGATGAAGGAAAACGTCTCCCCCGCCGGGACGAAGTGGGGAATCTCACTTATCATGACGCTCGTATACGCCTTCGGGGCCGCGTGGTTCTACTACCTGCCGGGGAAGGGGGAGCCCGGCGTTGAGGTGGAGTTCTGGCAGCTACTGCTCCACTTCCTCCTCCTCAGCTTCCTCTTTTGGATAGTTCTAGTTCCAGAGAGGAAATCGAGCAAATCTCCCGACGTTCTCATGTTCACCGTTTTAACGGTTCCCGCCGGAGTGCTCGCCGCACTCCTCTTTCTCTTCGCCGCCGGGGGAGTTGGAGTTCACGAAACCTACGGTCTCGAATACATCGTAATGGCACTGGTGCCGTTCCTGATCGCCCACAAGACCGTTAAGGGGCGGATTTCAGCGGTTCCATTCGTTTTGGCGCTGGTTTATGGAGTCATAGCGTACATCTGGGGGAGTAGATTATGGTGAAGGTTGCGTACATAACCCTTCTCGGCCGCTCGCCGTGGGCGGTCGTTAACACCTACTACAAGCTCCTCACACGGGGAGGGAAGGCCGAGAAGATATACATATTCACGGAGGAGCGCTACCGCCACAACCTGCCCAAGGTCGTCGAGGCGATTAGAGCGATTTCAGAGGCGTATAACCTCAATCCAACAATAGAAACCGAAGTCGTTCCGGACTACGGCTTCTTCGTCGCCGACAGAAAGTTCAGGGAGCTGTTCTCCAAGCTGGAGCGCGAGGGCTACAGGATGGGTCTGGACATAACCTCAGGAAGGAAGGCCCTCGTTGCCGCCGCGATAGTTCAGATAAGGAAGTTCCCCGTGGCGTTCATAGTTTACATGGGGCTCCTCGATCTGGACTTCCCGGACAGGCCCTACATGATGATCCCAACCCACATGCAGCCGATAAAGAACTTCCTGGGTGATGAGAGTGAGGGAGACTAGCGAGGTTATAGAGAAGCCGGAGCTCCAGATACTCCTCAACGTTCTGGGGGACATCAGGGTGAGCTATCCGCTCTACGGGCTGCCCCTGCTGAGGGCAAAGCCTGTGGAAACCGGCTACCGCGTTGAGCTCACTGTGAACAGGCGGGAGTTCAACGAGCACGTTCCAGAGTATCTCTCCCATGAACTTCCCACCTGGACGGACTTCTACGAGTGCTTCATCTCCGCGGGCATCGTAAGGTACGCGAACATCGATGAGTTCATCCAGAACCTAGAGCTCTACGAGAGGCTCAAGAAGGGCGTGGCCTTCGCCCCGGACACCAACCTCTTCTACCACCGCTTCATCTCGGGCTTCAGGCCCCTTGACCGGTATCAAATAGTTGTAGCCGAGGGCGTGAAGAAGGAGATAGAGAACGCCATGAACTACAAGTACCGGCACAGGGAGCTGGAGGAAATCAGGCGCGAGGTTAGAAACGGAAGCCTCCTCCGGGAGTTCAGCAACAGGCGGACGAAGAGGAGCAGGAAGGCCGCGTACATAGCCCTCAAGGAGTTCGAAAGGCTGAAGGACAGGATAATCATAGCCGAGAGCGTCAAAGAACCGGCCCACAACAACGACGAGATAATAGTCAAGTCCCTCAAGCACTACGACAACATGACTCCCACGCTCCTCGTCTTCCTCACGGCGGACATAGCGATAACCGATGTGGCTGAGATGGAGGGGCTGGAATACTTCCTCTTCAAGTACCCGCGCCAGGAGATTGGTCGGCACGATGTTACGGCCTATCAACTCAGGACGCTCCTCTTCAACCTCGCGGCGGTTTTCGGCGTCATAGAGGTGAATGGAATAACGATTTTCGGCGAGTTCGGAGGCAAGGGCGGGCTGAACGAGCTCAAGCTGATCTTTCCAACCGAGAACAGGGCCTATCACGAGTTCGAGTTCCACCTGAAGCTCAGCAGGAAGCTGATGAGGATAATGGGGGAGAAATAAAAACTCACTGAAGCATGCCCTCCAGCCTCTCCACGAAATCCATGCTCCTCCTGAGGTCCGCGAAGTACTCCTTCGCCCTCTCGATGTGCTCCTTCTCCACCCTTCCGCCCTTCGCCAGGACGCTGGCCGGAGCCAGGAGCTGCACCGCGTAGCGCAGGCTGGTCTTCTCGCCGAGCTCCGCGAGGTACTCTATCGCCTCCTCACTGACCTCGATCTTCTCCTCCTTTGCCCTTATCTTGACAATCTCTCGAATCTCATCCTTCTTATAGGGCTCGGTGTTGATTATGAGCAGCCTGTCGAGCATGTCGATGGGTATCCCGTGCGGAGCCTCGATCTCGGTGCCCCTTATCTTCGTCCTTCCGCGGTTCGTCGCGAGGATAAGGATCGGCGCCAGCTCGCTCTCCATCGCCCTCGCGAGGAAGGAGAACGCCTCGATGTCGAGCATGTGAACCTCGTCTATGAAGAGAACCCCCGGCACGAGGCTGGCCTTCCCCTCCTCGATCCACTTCTTGACGGTCTCATCAACGCGCCCCCTTATCTCGTCGCTTATCTCCGCCCCAGTGCTGAAGAGTAGGCCGAAGATGTTTCCGCGGGCGTTGGCAACGTCGAGATCGTGGAGGGTTACCGTGTAGGTGAACTCCTTTATCTTGAGAACCGGTCCGCTCGGTAGGTTCACCTTGCGCTTGAAGAACAGCCCCTCTTCCTCCTTCGTGGTTCCTATCTTCGAAATCCTTCCGGTTTCGGCGTCAATCTGTATGACGTCGCCCTCCTCAACGCCCATCTCCATGAGCTGATAGGCTATCTCCCTGCCGGCCCTGATGGTCTTCTCATCGTCCTTGGTGCGGAGGGTTATGACGACGCTCTCGGGAATCTCGACGTAGGGATTGAACGGATGCCTGGTGCGGTTTATCCTTATCTCCCTGACCTCGCCCTCGTAGACCTTCCTCTCTTCGCTTATCCTCACTCCTATGGCCCTCCTCAGGGCCTCCTTCAGGAACTCCGTCTTCTTGACCTCGGCGGAATAAATCTCGCTTCCCGCTATCTGGACGAAGGGAACGTCCTCACCGAGTTCCCTTGCTATGCCCATAGCTATGGCCGTTTTACCGCTTCCCGTCGGGCCGACGAGAAGGATTCCCTTTCCGGCGAGCTTGCCGCGCTTGATGAGTTCAACCGCTATTCCCGCCGCTTCCCTCGCCTTAACCTGTCCGACCATTCCGTCGGCCATGAACTTCGCCTTTCCATTCTCGTCGAGACCGAGCCCCTTGATGTGGGAGTGGCTTCCAATCCTCTCGAAGCTCCTCGGTGCGGTCACTTCCTCTATAACTGGCATGGCACCACCCCCTTAATCTTTCCAGGGGTTACTAAAAGAGGGGAGATTTAAAAATTTGACGCTCACATGTGGGCTTTCCAGAAGCGCCTTATCGTCCCGAAGGCCTCCTCCTCTGGGGCGTAGTCCTCGGCTATCTCGGCCAGGAGCCGGTGTTCGCTGGCTCTTCCGCGGAGGGTGAATGCGCGCCTCAGCGACGGGAAGGAAGCGGCAACGGCGGCACCCATTGAACCAATGATCGATGTAAATCCATGGGGGAAGAGCAGTTTTCCAACGAAAAAGCCCGAAGCCAAAAGCAGTGAGCCAAGGGTAAAATTGACGAACCTCTTGGGCAGGGCTATCGGGAATTCGGCGTAGGGAATCCTTCCATCAGCGCCGTCCACGTAGGCCCTGTGTGTGAGAAAGCCGTACCTGTAACTGAGACGCCATATTGGGTAGTATACGAGGCCGTCCAGGGTCACCTCAAAGCCCGTCTCGTCCAGCCCGACCCTGCCCCAGTGAAAGTAGTGCCTGGCTTCCTCCTTCAGGAGCTTCCCCACCGCCAATCTGAGCTTTTCCCTCGCCTCATCCTCGCTCAGCGTTTTCTCCACGAGCTTTCCCTTAACCCTGCCGTCGAAGTACCTCCTCCCCCTAGTGGGCAGGGGATAGTTCATCAGCTCGTTGAAGCCATTCGCCGCGGGGACGGTAAGATAGTTGAAGAACTCGACGTTGCCGGCCCCCTCTGGAGAGAACGTCCCCGTGTAGGTCATGCCGGTGGCCTTTACGAAGAACACGTAAAAGGGTATGTAGAGCAGTTCTCGCCCAATGAGCTGAGCCTTCCACTCGACGTCGTTGGGGGAAAGGCGCTGGAGCCTTATGAAGGACATCAGGGGCTTCCAGGGATCCTCAACTCTAAGTGGATACGTGAACGTCTTCACCTCGCCGAGCCGTATCTGGAATCCGCAGTAGGGGCAAGTCACAAGTCCCTCTTCCGCCTCGAACTCGGCACCGCAGTTGGGGCATCTGACCTTCATCTTTCGACCCTCACGTCACGCGCCATCTTTCTTCCGTAGCCCTTCGCGAGCCCGAACCCGAAGTAGGCGAGCAGAGCCGGGATTATCAGGGCCAGGAGAGCCCCCTGTCTGGCGTGGGCGACGAGGTCCCAGTATTCCACGTTGCCGTATGGGGTCGTGAAGAACGCTGCCACCCCCACTCCCACCAGCGCCGCAAGGGCGTACGCCACCTTGCGCCAGACCCTTACCGGCTCAAGAGCGAGCACTTCCTTTCCTTTGTGGCCGTCGTATGCGATGAAATAGGTTCCGCCCTCGATGTCGTAGTACACCTTCCAGAGGGGGTAGAACACGAGGGCAAAGTCCTCGACCTCACCGCTGAACCAGAACGCCCTCATCTCCTTGTCCTTTGGAACGTGGACTTCCTTGGCCCTGTCCGATGCCCTGTCCAGAAGCGCCGCCTTTGCCTGCTCCCTTCCGAAATCGGTGTTCAGGAAGTCCGGCTCGAGTTCCTCCCACTTCTCGGGAGTGAGTTCGGATATTGGCCTTGGCTCCATAATCCTGGAGAGGGCGCGGCTTATCTCCCCCGACGCGATGTAAGCCCTCCGTTCCATCTTCCTGGCAAGCTCCTCAACAGCCACGTCGTAGACGCTCCTCCTCGCAGGGACGCAGACAATGGATTTCTCCTCAAAATTTCGGGATCTGACAACTCGCTTTGTCTTATTGCCCTCTTTGATTTTGTCCACGTACCGAACGTATCCATTTCCCTTTACCTTGCCGAACCATATCGGAACGTAGAAGCCCTCAACCTTCGCAATCTCGATCTTCCCGCGGAGGCCCAGGTAGTCCTTGTCCCTCCTCACGCGCTCCCAGAAGAGGCGCAGGATTTCCTTCTTTGGGAGGCTCTCAACAAAGAAAACGTTCTTCTCGGTGAAAATTTTGTCGTAGGAGTTGGGATAGCCGCAGTAGGGGCAGACAACTATTATATCCTCCGGCGTGGTCTCGAGGGGCGCACCGCACCGCTCGCACCTGAGGACCTCGATGATTACCACCACTGATTGGGAGGAAGTTAAAGGTTAAAAGTTTTTGGCTCAGGCCGTCGATCCCGGGCATCCTTCACCCCAAAGGCCAATGTCATCATCGCCGTATTCACTTCGGAGAATCCCTTAAAAGCTCACCTGTATCTCAGCCAGAAGTACAGCGACGCGCTCCCCACGATGATGGAAACCGCGAGCAGGAAAGCGCCGACGAACCTGGCCACGTACGAATTCTCTCCGATGGCCAGCCGCCCCATTATCAATCCAGCCGGGATCAAAAGGAGAACCGCCTTTTCCGACTTCCAAAAGAAGGCGGGAATCAGAAAAGCCCCTCCCAGAAGGTAAAGCGGATTTCCATAGTTCAGGAACAGCAGGATCGGGAGGAGAACGCCGAGAACGAGGTAGGCCTCTCCAGAACGCTTTGAGGGCCTTGAACGGTTGAGTACATGGACGCCGGCAAAGAGCACTGCAAACGCCGCCAGAAGGAGCATAAAAGAAAGCTTCCCCCCGGAATCCTGAAAGTATGCCGAGAGGCCAACGAGGACGAGGGAGAGCGCAATAAGCGCCTCACCCTTCACGCTCTCACCTCAGAGGACGTTGAGGTACTTGTGAACCTGGAAGCTCAGGCCGACGTTCTTTCGGCCCATGATGAGCGAAGCCTCGCGGTAGAACTCCATAAGCCTCGCCTGACTAATCTCAATCGGCTCCCTCGGCTGAATTACGAGTGGGGCCAGGCCTTTCAGTAGCTCCGCATACCAGCGGACGTTCTCGATTTTCGTTTCCGACGTAACGACGAGCTTGGCGTAAACTTTGGCCCCGGCTTCCTTCAGAATCCTTATGCTCTCCACCTCGCGGAGAACCAGAGCCCTCCAGTCCTCCGTGGCCTTAGCCGTCTCGTCCTTTATGTCAACGCTGGCGTAGTCTGTGAGGTCGGCAACCTCTTTAATCAGCTCCGGCAAACCGCCGTGGGTTTCAAGGAAGTTGTCGAAGCCGAGGCTCCTCATCTCCTCCATGAGAGCTGTGAGCGGTTTTATCTGGAGCGTCGGCTCGCCGCCGGTGTAGCTTATCGAGTGAAGGTCGCCGGTATCGAGGCGCAGAATGGCATCAACAACATCGTCGAGCTCCGCTGGATTCGGTCGGTACTCGAACTTCCCGGTGAACGGCTCGACTTCATAGCGCCAGCGTGAAACCCGGGAGGCGTCTATGTACTCCCTGGAGTCGCACCAGACGCAGTTAAGGTCGCACCCGGCGAAGCGGACGAAAATCTGCCTCCTGCCAAAGGTAGAACCCTCGACGCTTCCCCCCTCCCCCTGCCAGCTGTTAAAGACTTCGGCCATTACGAGTCTCATGCCAACACCTCACAGCTCATCCACATCAACGCCCTTCACGTGCTCGCTCACGTAGCCCTCGAGAATCTCAACCTTTACGCTCCGGTCCTCACCAGTCATGTCGGCCATCAGCTGAACTCCCCTCGCATAG
The Thermococcus radiotolerans genome window above contains:
- a CDS encoding DUF2284 domain-containing protein, which encodes MKVLWEREIPADEIVVSPRPVWKCRSCPMYGKRPSCPPHVPNWREAREWVRHFKRALIVKFEIDMERFEDEKRETLLYLLKREEEFFKKGKMYAMALFPGSCNLCDDCPFERGEPCRMPTTVRPSIDAVGIEIGKLVEINFSESVLYGMVLIE
- a CDS encoding PIN domain-containing protein, with product MRVRETSEVIEKPELQILLNVLGDIRVSYPLYGLPLLRAKPVETGYRVELTVNRREFNEHVPEYLSHELPTWTDFYECFISAGIVRYANIDEFIQNLELYERLKKGVAFAPDTNLFYHRFISGFRPLDRYQIVVAEGVKKEIENAMNYKYRHRELEEIRREVRNGSLLREFSNRRTKRSRKAAYIALKEFERLKDRIIIAESVKEPAHNNDEIIVKSLKHYDNMTPTLLVFLTADIAITDVAEMEGLEYFLFKYPRQEIGRHDVTAYQLRTLLFNLAAVFGVIEVNGITIFGEFGGKGGLNELKLIFPTENRAYHEFEFHLKLSRKLMRIMGEK
- a CDS encoding RuvB-like helicase, coding for MPVIEEVTAPRSFERIGSHSHIKGLGLDENGKAKFMADGMVGQVKAREAAGIAVELIKRGKLAGKGILLVGPTGSGKTAIAMGIARELGEDVPFVQIAGSEIYSAEVKKTEFLKEALRRAIGVRISEERKVYEGEVREIRINRTRHPFNPYVEIPESVVITLRTKDDEKTIRAGREIAYQLMEMGVEEGDVIQIDAETGRISKIGTTKEEEGLFFKRKVNLPSGPVLKIKEFTYTVTLHDLDVANARGNIFGLLFSTGAEISDEIRGRVDETVKKWIEEGKASLVPGVLFIDEVHMLDIEAFSFLARAMESELAPILILATNRGRTKIRGTEIEAPHGIPIDMLDRLLIINTEPYKKDEIREIVKIRAKEEKIEVSEEAIEYLAELGEKTSLRYAVQLLAPASVLAKGGRVEKEHIERAKEYFADLRRSMDFVERLEGMLQ
- a CDS encoding zinc ribbon domain-containing protein produces the protein MKVRCPNCGAEFEAEEGLVTCPYCGFQIRLGEVKTFTYPLRVEDPWKPLMSFIRLQRLSPNDVEWKAQLIGRELLYIPFYVFFVKATGMTYTGTFSPEGAGNVEFFNYLTVPAANGFNELMNYPLPTRGRRYFDGRVKGKLVEKTLSEDEAREKLRLAVGKLLKEEARHYFHWGRVGLDETGFEVTLDGLVYYPIWRLSYRYGFLTHRAYVDGADGRIPYAEFPIALPKRFVNFTLGSLLLASGFFVGKLLFPHGFTSIIGSMGAAVAASFPSLRRAFTLRGRASEHRLLAEIAEDYAPEEEAFGTIRRFWKAHM
- a CDS encoding zinc ribbon domain-containing protein — protein: MVIIEVLRCERCGAPLETTPEDIIVVCPYCGYPNSYDKIFTEKNVFFVESLPKKEILRLFWERVRRDKDYLGLRGKIEIAKVEGFYVPIWFGKVKGNGYVRYVDKIKEGNKTKRVVRSRNFEEKSIVCVPARRSVYDVAVEELARKMERRAYIASGEISRALSRIMEPRPISELTPEKWEELEPDFLNTDFGREQAKAALLDRASDRAKEVHVPKDKEMRAFWFSGEVEDFALVFYPLWKVYYDIEGGTYFIAYDGHKGKEVLALEPVRVWRKVAYALAALVGVGVAAFFTTPYGNVEYWDLVAHARQGALLALIIPALLAYFGFGLAKGYGRKMARDVRVER
- a CDS encoding 7-carboxy-7-deazaguanine synthase QueE: MRLVMAEVFNSWQGEGGSVEGSTFGRRQIFVRFAGCDLNCVWCDSREYIDASRVSRWRYEVEPFTGKFEYRPNPAELDDVVDAILRLDTGDLHSISYTGGEPTLQIKPLTALMEEMRSLGFDNFLETHGGLPELIKEVADLTDYASVDIKDETAKATEDWRALVLREVESIRILKEAGAKVYAKLVVTSETKIENVRWYAELLKGLAPLVIQPREPIEISQARLMEFYREASLIMGRKNVGLSFQVHKYLNVL